In the genome of Paludisphaera rhizosphaerae, one region contains:
- a CDS encoding glutamine amidotransferase translates to MDPGFSVSLNPIVPWPYLIIASAAVVALTIAAYARKLRGPGARWRWFAIGLRMFAVLLCLLAAVRPSVVLQEKKQQAASVIFLVDTSSSMKMKDEANNEARWASAKAALREGVAAAKKLGGDLEVKAFGFDSDLRELNLADDAPPLSDPEGRDTQIGTALLDVDKRQSQGGRRIARLVVLSDFGSNNGTNPLVAARRFRDQQTPISTVVFGTQSAGANSRDVAVRDITAGPTVFVKNKLEVRGGLSARGYGGQTVEVELFVDDQATAVAKTQVKVPDGAETIPITGLNYIPQTPGDKKVTLKVAPREGELVTTNNEISTFVSVLSGGLNVLFLQGPSFTWDFKYLMLSIATSPDIEVKGMVIPTPPVGDKGGIADEEFTPGRYDAYVLSDMAAEFLTPKQQAMLADSVKKGTGLIMLGGRHSFGPGGWGRTPVADVLPVEVHPGDGQIEPPDGVRFKPSAMGLNSYLLQIGSDPDNTRRLWEALPPLLGANRFGEPKKGAEILGTVNGVDSEPMLIAQDVGSGRSIAYAGDTWVWARTEAGRPAHRKFWRQIVFWLSHKENQGADQIKLSIDRRRVSLGQSVELTVTGRDAKGAPLTGVTYETRVEREGADSGTEAQAAEAVEVYTRGDESRGTYPARGKPGDYKVTVIGKRNGQEIGRDTARFLVFQEDRELENPAADPELARQIADLTAGEPIPPEQLAKHLGALDRSTFTEYVSATEHRVWDNWPFLLLFALCLTLEWWLRKRHGWV, encoded by the coding sequence ATGGACCCTGGATTCAGCGTCAGTCTCAACCCGATCGTTCCGTGGCCTTACCTGATCATCGCCTCGGCGGCCGTCGTCGCGCTGACGATCGCGGCCTACGCACGGAAACTCCGCGGCCCGGGGGCTCGCTGGCGGTGGTTCGCGATCGGGCTGCGGATGTTCGCGGTCTTGCTCTGCCTGCTGGCCGCCGTCCGGCCGTCGGTCGTCCTCCAGGAGAAGAAGCAGCAGGCGGCCTCGGTCATCTTCCTGGTCGACACCAGCTCCAGCATGAAGATGAAGGATGAGGCCAACAACGAAGCCCGCTGGGCCTCGGCGAAGGCGGCGCTTCGGGAGGGCGTCGCCGCGGCGAAGAAGCTGGGGGGAGATCTGGAGGTCAAGGCCTTCGGCTTCGACAGCGACCTCCGCGAGTTGAACCTGGCCGACGACGCCCCTCCCCTGTCGGACCCCGAGGGCCGAGACACCCAGATCGGCACGGCCCTGCTGGACGTGGATAAACGCCAGTCGCAGGGAGGGCGGCGGATCGCCCGGCTGGTCGTCCTTTCGGACTTCGGCTCGAACAACGGGACCAACCCGCTCGTCGCCGCCCGTCGGTTCCGCGACCAGCAGACGCCGATCTCGACGGTCGTCTTCGGCACCCAGAGCGCGGGGGCGAACTCCCGCGACGTGGCCGTCCGCGACATCACCGCCGGGCCCACCGTCTTCGTCAAGAACAAGCTGGAGGTCCGCGGCGGGCTCTCCGCACGGGGATACGGCGGTCAGACCGTCGAGGTTGAGCTGTTCGTCGACGATCAGGCGACGGCCGTGGCCAAGACCCAGGTCAAGGTCCCCGACGGAGCCGAGACGATCCCCATCACGGGCCTGAACTACATCCCCCAGACCCCCGGCGACAAGAAGGTGACCCTCAAGGTCGCCCCTCGCGAGGGGGAGCTGGTCACGACGAACAATGAGATCAGCACGTTCGTCTCCGTCCTCAGCGGCGGCCTGAACGTGCTGTTTCTCCAGGGGCCGAGCTTCACCTGGGATTTCAAGTACCTGATGCTCTCCATCGCCACCTCGCCGGACATCGAGGTGAAGGGGATGGTCATTCCGACTCCTCCCGTGGGGGATAAGGGCGGGATCGCCGACGAGGAGTTCACCCCGGGCCGCTACGACGCCTACGTCCTGAGCGACATGGCCGCCGAGTTCCTCACGCCCAAGCAGCAGGCGATGCTGGCCGACTCGGTCAAGAAGGGGACGGGCCTGATCATGCTGGGCGGTCGGCACAGCTTCGGTCCGGGGGGGTGGGGACGAACCCCCGTGGCCGACGTCCTCCCCGTGGAGGTTCACCCCGGCGACGGCCAGATCGAGCCCCCCGACGGCGTCCGGTTCAAGCCCAGCGCGATGGGGCTCAACAGTTATCTGCTCCAGATCGGCTCCGACCCAGACAACACGAGGAGGCTCTGGGAGGCGCTGCCGCCGCTTCTGGGGGCCAACCGCTTCGGCGAGCCCAAGAAGGGGGCCGAGATCCTGGGGACGGTCAATGGGGTGGACAGCGAGCCGATGCTGATCGCTCAGGACGTCGGCAGCGGCCGCTCCATCGCCTACGCCGGCGACACCTGGGTCTGGGCCCGCACCGAGGCCGGCCGTCCGGCGCACCGCAAATTCTGGAGGCAGATCGTCTTCTGGTTGTCCCACAAGGAGAACCAGGGGGCCGACCAGATCAAGCTCTCGATCGACCGCCGCCGCGTCTCGCTGGGCCAGTCGGTCGAGCTGACCGTCACCGGCCGCGACGCCAAGGGCGCGCCTCTGACCGGCGTCACCTACGAGACGAGGGTCGAGCGCGAGGGCGCGGACTCCGGGACCGAGGCCCAGGCCGCCGAGGCGGTAGAAGTCTACACCCGCGGCGACGAGTCGCGGGGAACGTACCCTGCGCGGGGCAAGCCGGGCGACTACAAGGTGACGGTCATCGGTAAGCGCAACGGCCAGGAGATCGGCCGCGACACCGCCCGCTTCCTGGTCTTCCAGGAGGACCGCGAGCTGGAAAACCCCGCCGCCGATCCCGAACTCGCCCGCCAGATCGCCGACCTCACCGCCGGCGAGCCGATCCCCCCCGAGCAACTCGCCAAGCACCTGGGCGCCCTCGACAGGTCGACCTTCACCGAGTACGTCAGCGCCACCGAGCACCGGGTCTGGGACAACTGGCCCTTCCTGTTGCTGTTCGCCCTCTGCCTGACCCTCGAATGGTGGCTGCGCAAACGCCACGGCT